In Candidatus Binatia bacterium, a single genomic region encodes these proteins:
- a CDS encoding GAF domain-containing protein, producing the protein MTWKRAVDFLTWRGGGIRHRLLWTGLLFLGVALLANTIAGTLYTRSQIKKATAQLQMEVASKIANEITDIVERKIERLSDLAVSLSLYDFGSEEQRLLALLLLKNDRPATSIAILNDRGMEVVKVSERRVYLASDLSDQSREDYFRRALGGEPYVSPVYTTDKAEPYVTMAVPIQARPGQTTGVVAVELNLAFLWQIVGDVSFSEAGKAYLVDSHGNLIAHQDPSLVLKRTNLKEHYKVRKFLDRPEDLKDPDPAEEGTGITGKSVLSTYAPVRGVNWAVILTEPVDIALKDLVTMQRYAILLLGLGLMIGSIVIVWASKKITEPIRELHRGAEIIRRGNLDHRVEINSGDEMEQLAREFNEMAAELKSSYSTLEQRVEERTREIAVLSEVTATVNRSLELESVLEGVMQKIREIFHFDATRIFLSSRQSEHLLELKASYEVDPELAPPTKFFRRGEGIVGRAVESREAIIFEHIQKDPRYSKLTQTNAAEKTRHCFLAVFPVQSKLECIGAVVFVGRAPRRLKVEEVRLLTSMTDQIGVAVEKVNLFDETVARANELSALYDVTATVNQSRDPDVVLQDVVHKVLALTHFDAARVYLVDAEAKEIRLRMHHGISAEFAAKTATDTVGVGVNGNVVLTGKPVIFQDIRSDSLYGERAAAGFARQEGFRSYMSFPLKSKTKTVGVINFLSRNVRSLLPKDKVLLVSMANQIGVALENANLFEQTVEKAKEISALYDVTTTVNQSLDLESVLQEVIKKITDTFHFDTTRIYLSDPQTEEIRVRASYSLDRQDLTRVRVFHPGEGIVGKVMEAGQPIIFEDLRGDRRYKELSSTGNTQSGGFCFLAVFPIAAKLSSVGAILCNGRTPRRLTASEVQLITSMAGQIGVAVENARLFSETKQKSLELEKANLEMQEASRAKADFLAAMSHELRTPLNVIIGNADLCKDGFFGAVSERQRGSLEKILRYSRILLKLINDVLALTKVEARKMSVDLSTFEVGEVVTQVQNYVEQLNPDNRIKISWEVPSDLRPITTDALKLEEILQNLIGNAYKFTPHGAIDIRVSDLNGRDRIEFAVADTGIGIKPGDLERIFEEFHQLDEAHTGTYSGVGLGLSIVKKYLELLRGDIRVESEPGGGTTFTFTLPYESESVRREEAGGSTLGISAHS; encoded by the coding sequence ATGACGTGGAAACGTGCCGTCGATTTTCTCACCTGGCGCGGCGGAGGCATTCGCCATCGGCTTCTGTGGACGGGATTGCTCTTTTTGGGGGTCGCGCTCCTGGCGAACACCATCGCCGGAACTCTGTACACGCGATCGCAAATCAAAAAAGCCACGGCCCAACTGCAAATGGAGGTCGCTTCCAAAATCGCCAACGAGATCACGGACATCGTCGAGCGTAAAATAGAACGGCTGTCCGACCTGGCGGTCTCGTTGAGCCTCTATGACTTCGGCAGCGAAGAGCAGAGACTCCTCGCCTTGCTGCTGCTCAAGAACGACCGGCCCGCCACTTCCATCGCGATTCTGAACGACCGGGGCATGGAAGTCGTGAAAGTTTCGGAGCGGCGGGTTTATCTTGCGAGCGACCTTTCCGACCAGAGTCGAGAAGATTACTTCAGAAGAGCGCTCGGCGGAGAACCGTACGTAAGCCCGGTTTATACCACCGACAAGGCCGAGCCTTATGTGACGATGGCGGTCCCGATCCAGGCGCGTCCGGGCCAAACGACAGGCGTCGTCGCCGTCGAGCTCAACCTGGCTTTTCTCTGGCAGATCGTCGGCGATGTCAGTTTCTCCGAGGCCGGCAAGGCCTATCTGGTGGACAGCCATGGAAATCTGATCGCGCACCAGGATCCGTCGCTGGTGTTAAAGAGAACGAATCTAAAAGAACACTACAAAGTCCGGAAGTTTCTAGACCGCCCCGAGGATCTAAAGGACCCGGATCCCGCCGAGGAAGGGACCGGCATCACGGGCAAATCCGTGCTCAGCACGTACGCCCCGGTGCGCGGAGTGAACTGGGCCGTGATCCTGACCGAGCCGGTGGATATCGCGCTCAAAGATCTGGTCACGATGCAGCGCTACGCGATCCTGCTGCTCGGCCTAGGGCTGATGATCGGCTCGATCGTCATCGTATGGGCCAGCAAAAAGATCACCGAGCCGATCCGGGAGCTTCATCGCGGGGCGGAAATCATCCGCCGGGGCAACCTCGACCACCGAGTGGAGATCAACAGCGGCGATGAAATGGAGCAGCTCGCGAGGGAATTCAATGAAATGGCCGCCGAGCTCAAAAGCTCCTATTCCACGTTGGAGCAGAGGGTCGAAGAACGGACCCGGGAGATCGCGGTTCTTTCGGAGGTCACGGCTACGGTCAATCGCTCGCTGGAGCTGGAATCGGTGTTGGAAGGGGTCATGCAAAAAATCCGCGAGATTTTTCATTTCGACGCGACCCGGATTTTTCTCTCCAGCCGTCAATCGGAGCACTTGTTGGAGTTGAAGGCTTCCTATGAAGTGGACCCGGAACTCGCCCCGCCAACAAAATTTTTCCGGCGCGGCGAGGGAATCGTCGGCAGGGCGGTCGAGAGCAGGGAAGCGATCATATTCGAGCATATTCAAAAGGACCCGCGCTATTCGAAGCTGACCCAAACTAACGCGGCGGAAAAAACGCGGCATTGCTTTTTGGCGGTTTTCCCCGTGCAGAGCAAACTCGAATGCATCGGCGCGGTCGTCTTTGTGGGCCGGGCGCCCCGGCGGCTGAAGGTCGAGGAGGTTCGGTTGTTGACCTCGATGACGGACCAAATCGGCGTGGCGGTTGAAAAGGTGAATCTTTTCGACGAGACGGTCGCCAGGGCCAACGAGCTGTCGGCGTTGTACGACGTCACGGCGACGGTGAACCAATCCCGCGATCCGGATGTCGTTTTGCAAGATGTGGTTCACAAGGTTTTGGCGCTCACCCATTTCGACGCGGCCCGAGTCTATCTCGTGGACGCGGAGGCCAAGGAGATCCGGTTGCGGATGCACCACGGCATCAGCGCAGAGTTCGCGGCCAAGACCGCAACGGACACGGTGGGAGTGGGAGTCAACGGCAACGTCGTGTTAACGGGAAAGCCGGTTATTTTCCAGGATATCCGATCCGATTCTCTATATGGCGAGCGGGCCGCCGCCGGCTTCGCCCGGCAGGAAGGCTTCCGGAGCTACATGAGCTTTCCGCTGAAGAGCAAGACCAAGACGGTCGGCGTCATCAACTTTCTCAGCCGAAACGTCCGTAGCCTGTTACCTAAGGATAAGGTCCTGCTCGTGTCGATGGCGAACCAGATCGGGGTGGCGCTTGAAAACGCCAATCTGTTCGAGCAGACCGTGGAAAAGGCGAAAGAGATCTCGGCTCTCTACGACGTGACCACGACCGTCAACCAATCCCTGGACCTGGAATCGGTTCTGCAAGAAGTCATCAAGAAGATCACCGATACGTTCCACTTCGATACGACGAGGATCTATCTCTCGGATCCGCAGACGGAGGAGATCCGGGTGCGGGCGTCCTACTCGCTCGACCGGCAGGATTTGACGCGCGTTCGCGTGTTTCACCCCGGCGAAGGGATCGTCGGCAAGGTGATGGAGGCCGGGCAGCCGATCATCTTCGAAGATCTCCGCGGCGATCGGCGATACAAAGAGCTGAGCAGCACCGGCAACACGCAGAGCGGCGGGTTTTGCTTTCTGGCGGTGTTTCCCATCGCGGCCAAGCTCAGCTCCGTGGGAGCGATTCTGTGTAACGGCCGGACCCCGCGGCGCCTTACCGCGAGCGAGGTTCAGCTGATCACCTCGATGGCGGGCCAAATCGGCGTTGCCGTCGAGAACGCGAGGCTTTTCTCCGAGACCAAGCAGAAGTCTCTCGAGCTGGAAAAGGCCAATCTGGAGATGCAGGAGGCCAGCCGCGCCAAGGCGGACTTCCTCGCCGCGATGTCGCACGAGCTGCGCACGCCGCTGAACGTCATCATCGGCAACGCCGATCTCTGCAAGGACGGCTTCTTCGGCGCAGTGAGCGAGCGGCAAAGGGGATCGCTCGAGAAGATCCTTCGCTATTCCAGAATCCTGCTCAAGCTCATCAACGACGTGCTGGCGCTCACGAAGGTCGAGGCGAGAAAGATGTCGGTGGACCTCTCCACGTTCGAAGTGGGCGAAGTCGTTACGCAGGTGCAAAACTACGTGGAGCAGTTGAACCCCGACAACCGGATCAAAATCTCATGGGAAGTGCCGTCCGATTTGCGTCCGATAACCACCGACGCGCTGAAACTCGAGGAGATTTTGCAGAACCTGATCGGCAACGCTTACAAGTTCACGCCCCACGGCGCCATCGACATTCGAGTGAGCGATCTCAACGGAAGGGACCGCATCGAGTTTGCCGTTGCCGATACCGGGATCGGCATCAAACCGGGGGATTTGGAAAGAATCTTCGAAGAATTCCACCAGCTCGACGAGGCGCACACGGGAACCTATTCGGGCGTCG